The proteins below come from a single Candidozyma auris chromosome 3, complete sequence genomic window:
- the DPB4 gene encoding DNA polymerase epsilon noncatalytic subunit, with the protein MPPKGWRKNAEGKFPQNNRDLENISIDDILFPKSVIQKLAKNIVSSEDGNMIISKDSLTALQRSATVFVSHLMFHARSVAKNAERKTVNSSDILQALEKAELTGFVPEVKQKLAAFEHNAEIKKKQKAEAKAEAGKDDADEEPATKKLKDNLEQGVRPNNDADGDEDAENEVEDDDETEVNTVNEDDEEVDDEDGDDDTTREEKPQSPITLLNREENELEGSHSEREQNDTADGADEDDE; encoded by the coding sequence ATGCCACCTAAAGGTTGGAGAAAGAATGCTGAAGGCAAGTTTCCTCAAAATAACAGAGATCTAGAAAATATCTCCATAGATGATATACTATTTCCGAAATCGGTGATTCAAAAACTCGCAAAGAATATAGTGCTGTCTGAAGATGGAAATATGATAATCTCGAAGGACTCGTTGACGGCGTTGCAAAGATCTGCTACGGTTTTTGTTTCTCACCTTATGTTTCATGCTCGCCTGGTTGCCAAAAATGCCGAGAGAAAAACGGTAAACTCACTGGATATTTTGCAGGCATTGGAGAAGGCAGAACTTACGGGATTTGTGCCCGAAGTAAAGCAGAAGTTGGCAGCTTTTGAACATAACGCCgaaataaagaagaaacaaaaggCAGAAGCTAAAGCAGAAGCAGGCAAAGATGATGCAGATGAGGAGCCTGCAacgaagaagttgaaggacaaTTTGGAACAAGGCGTGAGGCCAAATAATGATGCTGACGGTGATGAAGACGCCGAAAACGAAGTTgaagacgacgacgagACTGAAGTGAACACAGTaaatgaggatgatgaagaggtcgacgatgaagatggcgACGACGATACGACGAGGGAAGAGAAGCCGCAAAGCCCAATCACATTGCTCAATAGAGAAGAGAACGAATTGGAAGGTAGTCATAGCGAGAGAGAGCAGAATGATACAGCAGATGGcgctgatgaagatgacgaatGA